In one Paracoccus everestensis genomic region, the following are encoded:
- a CDS encoding FecCD family ABC transporter permease has product MMTGTASPLPRAAVAPRSNPVRAVWLAAMLGLLAMLCALSVAVGTRDVGLDDIAAALRGQVDTIGQASVAARIPRTVLAALAGASLGLAGAIMQGVTRNPLADPGILGVNLGAALAVAVAVAFFGIASAQAYIWVAIGGAGATAVFVYAIGSLGRGGPTPLKLALAGVATSVAFLSLVLAIMLSRGDVAGGLQSWQVGGVGGATFARLVPVLPFLAAGLAISLACARKLNLLALGDEMAAGLGERVAVARGLAALGAILLCGAITAVCGPIAFVGLIVPHLCRVLVGVDHRWLLPFSALAGACLLIASDIAGRLIARPGELDVGIVTAFVGAPFFIWIVRRARVREL; this is encoded by the coding sequence ATGATGACCGGCACCGCCAGCCCCTTGCCGCGCGCCGCCGTTGCGCCCCGGTCGAACCCCGTCCGCGCGGTCTGGCTGGCCGCGATGCTGGGGCTGCTGGCGATGCTGTGTGCGCTGTCGGTGGCCGTTGGCACGCGGGACGTGGGCTTGGACGACATCGCCGCCGCGTTGCGGGGGCAAGTGGACACCATCGGCCAGGCGTCGGTGGCCGCGCGGATCCCGCGCACGGTTCTGGCCGCGCTTGCCGGGGCATCGCTTGGCCTTGCGGGGGCGATCATGCAGGGCGTGACGCGCAATCCGCTGGCCGATCCGGGGATTCTGGGGGTGAACCTGGGCGCGGCCCTGGCCGTCGCGGTGGCGGTGGCCTTTTTCGGGATCGCGTCCGCCCAGGCCTATATCTGGGTGGCCATCGGGGGCGCGGGGGCCACGGCGGTCTTTGTCTATGCCATCGGGTCTCTGGGACGCGGGGGGCCGACGCCGTTGAAGCTGGCGCTTGCGGGGGTCGCGACCTCGGTCGCGTTCCTGTCGCTGGTGCTGGCGATCATGCTGTCGCGGGGCGATGTCGCGGGGGGACTGCAATCCTGGCAGGTGGGCGGCGTGGGCGGCGCGACCTTTGCGCGCCTGGTTCCGGTGCTGCCTTTCCTGGCGGCGGGTCTTGCCATCAGCCTCGCCTGCGCGCGCAAGCTGAATTTGCTGGCCCTGGGGGACGAGATGGCTGCTGGCCTGGGTGAACGCGTGGCGGTTGCACGCGGGCTGGCCGCCCTGGGCGCGATCCTGTTATGCGGGGCGATCACGGCGGTCTGCGGGCCGATCGCCTTCGTGGGCCTGATCGTGCCGCATCTGTGCCGCGTTCTGGTGGGCGTGGATCACCGCTGGCTGCTGCCGTTCTCGGCCCTGGCGGGGGCGTGCCTGCTGATCGCGTCGGACATCGCGGGCCGCCTGATCGCCCGCCCCGGCGAACTGGATGTGGGCATCGTCACCGCCTTTGTCGGCGCGCCCTTCTTCATCTGGATCGTGCGCCGCGCCCGGGTGCGGGAATTATGA
- a CDS encoding iron-siderophore ABC transporter substrate-binding protein has translation MPTHLRPLAFPLAWCLGAGIAPAQEAAFPVTIPHAFGTTTITERPQRVATVNSGNHEVPLALGIVPVGMAAANYGDDDGDGVLPWVEERLAELGADTPVLFDEGDGIDFEGVAATRPDVILAAYSGLSQADYDTLSQIAPVVAYPDGAWTTEWRQMIRMNSAGMGMAAQGDALIARMDARIAEAVARHPQLAGKTAMFVTHLDTTNLSVINFYSAHDTRVKFFGDLGLSMPASVTQATQPGQFFGSISAERIDAFDDVDIVVTYGGQPLLEAMRADPLFRHMPAVANGAIVMLKNDPAGNAANPTPLGLPWVLDDYAALLAGAAQKSE, from the coding sequence ATGCCCACCCATCTTCGTCCGCTTGCCTTTCCCTTGGCCTGGTGTCTTGGCGCGGGCATCGCCCCGGCCCAGGAGGCGGCCTTTCCCGTCACCATCCCCCATGCCTTTGGCACCACCACGATCACGGAAAGGCCGCAGCGGGTGGCGACCGTCAATTCTGGCAACCACGAGGTTCCTCTGGCGCTTGGCATCGTGCCGGTGGGCATGGCCGCGGCAAATTACGGCGATGACGATGGCGACGGCGTCCTTCCCTGGGTCGAGGAAAGGCTGGCCGAGCTGGGCGCCGACACCCCCGTCCTTTTCGACGAAGGCGACGGCATCGACTTTGAAGGGGTTGCGGCGACCCGGCCCGACGTGATCCTGGCCGCCTATTCCGGCCTGAGCCAGGCCGATTACGACACCCTGTCACAGATCGCGCCGGTGGTGGCCTATCCCGACGGGGCATGGACGACCGAATGGCGGCAGATGATCCGCATGAACAGCGCGGGCATGGGCATGGCGGCGCAAGGCGATGCCCTGATCGCCCGCATGGATGCCCGGATCGCCGAGGCGGTCGCCCGCCACCCGCAGTTGGCGGGCAAGACCGCGATGTTCGTGACGCATCTGGACACCACGAACCTGTCCGTCATCAATTTCTACAGCGCCCATGACACGCGGGTGAAGTTCTTCGGGGATCTGGGCCTGTCGATGCCGGCAAGCGTGACGCAGGCGACGCAGCCCGGGCAGTTCTTCGGATCCATCAGCGCGGAACGGATCGATGCCTTTGACGACGTGGACATCGTCGTGACCTATGGCGGCCAGCCGTTGCTGGAGGCGATGCGCGCCGATCCCCTGTTCAGGCATATGCCCGCCGTTGCCAATGGCGCCATCGTAATGCTGAAGAACGACCCTGCGGGCAATGCCGCCAACCCCACGCCGCTGGGCTTGCCCTGGGTGCTTGACGATTACGCCGCCCTGCTGGCCGGGGCCGCGCAGAAATCCGAATGA